In Rutidosis leptorrhynchoides isolate AG116_Rl617_1_P2 chromosome 2, CSIRO_AGI_Rlap_v1, whole genome shotgun sequence, one genomic interval encodes:
- the LOC139892096 gene encoding pentatricopeptide repeat-containing protein At3g26782, mitochondrial-like, translated as MVAGMLHNIQKLYSWNHFTSQISSHDALFHNGVLRLFTRPTLASIRYFISYVSKQDSHEINRILAQCEGNVTCINKMHAKIITGGYGQNVFVGSKLIGVYSELGQSYLKDARKVFDHLSERDVLLWNMMIQAYANSGLCTESLDVYNQMIVQGVGVDEYTFTFVLKACGVVKGETNGRVIHGRVMKCGLCLNVFVGNALVALYAKCQLVEACRRVFDDIPKKDVVSWNTVISGCANNGHIIEAIELFHSLLHVESCTKPDHATLVSILPACAQAAEMRLGFWIHCYTIKIGLTNDAMIESGLIAMYGNCGHLDYARNMFDQMSEKNIMVWTAMMRGYGMHGNPQEALDLFSNFLNNGLRPDGVVFLCLLSTCSHAGLVAKGREIFKLMEDYGVEKGHEHYACMVDLLGRAGLISEAVEFINTMPMLPGSDVYGALLGACRMHNNIELAEIVAEKLFVLDPNSGGRYVTMAKIYGDGGRLSDAAAVRKVMVKKNIKKPFGFSSIKVDSVVHTFGAEDERNQKTMEIFETLAKIDMVMAEPI; from the coding sequence ATGGTGGCAGGAATGCTACATAACATACAGAAATTATATTCATGGAATCATTTCACTTCACAAATTTCATCTCATGATGCGTTGTTTCACAATGGAGTTCTTAGACTCTTCACAAGACCTACTCTTGCGTCCATCAGATACTTCATATCATACGTATCCAAACAAGATTCACACGAAATAAACCGAATATTAGCACAATGTGAAGGTAATGTAACATGTATTAACAAAATGCACGCCAAGATCATCACTGGAGGCTACGGGCAAAATGTTTTTGTTGGATCTAAGCTAATTGGAGTGTACTCTGAGTTGGGTCAATCGTACCTGAAAGATGCACGCAAGGTGTTCGATCATTTATCTGAAAGAGATGTTCTtttatggaacatgatgattcaagcCTATGCTAATTCAGGCTTGTGTACTGAATCATTAGATGTCTATAATCAAATGATTGTGCAAGGAGTGGGTGTCGACGAGTATACGTTTACATTCGTGTTGAAGGCATGTGGTGTCGTAAAAGGTGAAACTAATGGTCGTGTTATTCATGGACGTGTTATGAAATGTGGGTTGTGTTTGAATGTGTTTGTTGGTAATGCACTTGTTGCGTTGTACGCAAAGTGTCAATTAGTCGAGGCTTGTAGAAGGGTATTTGATGACATTCCTAAAAAGGATGTTGTTAGTTGGAATACTGTTATTTCAGGGTGTGCTAACAATGGTCATATTATTGAAGCTATTGAGCTTTTTCATAGTTTGTTACATGTGGAATCTTGTACGAAACCGGACCATGCAACTCTTGTTAGCATTTTGCCTGCTTGTGCACAAGCGGCCGAAATGCGACTAGGGTTTTGGATTCATTGTTACACCATAAAAATTGGCTTGACAAACGATGCAATGATAGAAAGCGGTCTTATTGCCATGTATGGAAACTGTGGTCATTTGGACTATGCACGTAACATGTTCGATCAAATGTCCGAAAAGAACATCATGGTATGGACTGCTATGATGAGGGGTTACGGCATGCATGGAAACCCACAAGAAGCGCTCGATCTATTCTCAAATTTTTTGAACAACGGTTTGCGTCCCGATGGGGTTGTGTTTTTGTGCTTGTTATCAACATGTAGTCACGCGGGATTAGTTGCAAAAGGACGGGAAATATTTAAACTAATGGAAGATTATGGTGTAGAAAAAGGTCATGAGCATTACGCTTGTATGGTTGATTTGTTAGGAAGAGCCGGTTTAATTTCTGAAGCAGTTGAGTTTATAAACACGATGCCTATGTTACCAGGATCGGATGTTTATGGTGCCTTACTTGGTGCTTGTAGAATGCATAATAATATTGAACTTGCTGAAATTGTTGCAGAGAAATTGTTTGTGTTAGATCCAAATAGTGGTGGTCGATATGTAACGATGGCTAAGATATATGGAGACGGTGGGCGGTTGAGTGATGCGGCAGCAGTTAGGAAAGTGATGGTTAAGAAAAATATAAAGAAACCGTTTGGGTTTAGTTCGATTAAGGTGGATAGTGTGGTTCATACATTTGGGGCAGAGGATGAAAGAAATCAGAAAACAATGGAGATTTTCGAGACGCTTGCAAAGATTGATATGGTAATGGCAGAACCCATATAA